The Candidatus Melainabacteria bacterium DNA segment AATCGAGCGTTCTGCTCACTCCCGTTCGATGATCCACAACGATGATTTTTGGCTGAGCCATCTCGCTGACGTGAACGACGAGATGATTGGCCAGAACAATGTGTTTGACCACTTTCAGCCCGGCGTGATAAGCCATCACAACCTGCCAGGCAGTCGGTTGATCGCACGGCGCCTTCACGATTTTGAAGTCGACCGCGCCATCCGCGTTGGTGCGAATGTAGAAAAACTCGCCGCCGTCGTCTTCGATCTCGTAATGCACGTTCGGCGCTCGCGGCAAGATTTCCTTGAACACCATAGCCGGTGCATTGGCGCGAATGTAGCTGGAAGTGACGCTCGTGTGGCTGGTGGTGTCCAGATAGATGAAGGCGCCACTGAACGAACGACGAACCGCCAACTGCACTTCTTCGTTCGGCTCCTCCTTCACGAAGACATGCTCACCGGTCAAAGTGTCATGCCTGTAGAGCCGATTGGACCGCTTGGAAGTTTCATCCTCCGTTGTGTAGAAGAGGGTGACGCTATCGTTGGCCCAGGCAGCCGATGTGACATTCTTCACTCGCGTACGCGTCAACATGCCGTTGCGCAGATCCTTGACGACGAGAGTGAACTGCTCGTAGCCCAGCCCATCGAAGGTGTATGCGAGCATGTTGCCGTCGGGACTGATGGCATGAAAACCGAGGTTAAAGAACTTCTTCCCGGCCCCCAGTTCATTCGGATTCAAAATGATCCGAGCCACACCGCCTTCCTTGTTGGGCCGACGCCAGTGCACCGGGTACTGCTTGTCTTTCTCGGTGCGCTCGAAGTAGAGCCAGGCGCCCTGGCGGAAGGGCACCGTCTCGTCCGCCTCTTGCACATGCCCGCGGATCTCATGATAGAGACGATCCTGAAGCTCCGCCGATGGTGCCATCATGGCGGCGGCATAGGCATTTTCAGCCTCGAGCAGGGGCATCAGATCGGGATCGTTACGGTCACGAATCCAGGCATACTGGTCGTCGAGCTTTGCACCAAACATCTCGACGAAATGCGGAACTTTCTTCGCCACCGGTGGCAGTATCGCGTTCAACGCGGCTGCGCTGGCACCGGGGAGATTGGAACTTCCCATAGTCACGTCCTTCCATTATCTGACTGTTGACCACAGGCGGCACTTTTTGCACCGCCTGCGATACTTATTGATACGTCGTCTCTTGCCGAAGACTGCGTGAACCTTAAGCGAATGAGTTGCGTGGACTAACGCGCTCGTCGCTCTGAACACTCAATCGACTGCCTCACTCGATCCACGAAGCGCGATCGGTTGAGTAGCCTCAATGAGCCAGTCACGGTCAGCCCCTTCGAGCAAGGGCTCGATATTGCGGCGAACCATGGCGTGGTAGCCGTTCAGCCAAACAATTTCTTGTTTGCTCAGCAGCCGCTCGTCGATGAGGGTGCAGTCGAACGGAATCATCGTCAGCACCTCGAAGCTGTGCATCTTGCGCATGCCACCTTCGATATCCGACGCCTTGCCGACCACAAGTAGATTCTCCAGACGAATGCCATGGTCCCCAAAATCATAGGAACCGGGCTCGTCCGAAAGAATCATTCCTTCATCCAGAGGACAGTCGCCGAGCTTGTAGCCGATTCGCTGCGGACCTTCATGCACCGAGAGGAACACGCCGACACCAT contains these protein-coding regions:
- a CDS encoding S9 family peptidase produces the protein MGSSNLPGASAAALNAILPPVAKKVPHFVEMFGAKLDDQYAWIRDRNDPDLMPLLEAENAYAAAMMAPSAELQDRLYHEIRGHVQEADETVPFRQGAWLYFERTEKDKQYPVHWRRPNKEGGVARIILNPNELGAGKKFFNLGFHAISPDGNMLAYTFDGLGYEQFTLVVKDLRNGMLTRTRVKNVTSAAWANDSVTLFYTTEDETSKRSNRLYRHDTLTGEHVFVKEEPNEEVQLAVRRSFSGAFIYLDTTSHTSVTSSYIRANAPAMVFKEILPRAPNVHYEIEDDGGEFFYIRTNADGAVDFKIVKAPCDQPTAWQVVMAYHAGLKVVKHIVLANHLVVHVSEMAQPKIIVVDHRTGVSRTLDFPGQLFHDEAFEIEPDDNAEFDADTYRFSYESMVTPPTTVECDLTTLSCTVLKTKPVLNYDSTKYTTRRIFATASDGARVPISLVYKGDLVLDGSRPLHLYGYGSYGLAETANFSFARLALLDRGVVFAIAHIRGGSELGEQWWLDGKLKKKMNTFTDFISCARHLIAEGYTSDDRISAQGGSAGGLLMGAVNNLAPTLFKVMILEVPFLDMMNTMLDASLPLTTGEYGEWGNPNVEEDFRTMLAYSPYDNLAPRDYSATMLVTSSLADPRVGYWEPAKWVQKIRAIRTDDKPVLFKIKLDAGGHGGSSGRFDKIADAAFNFAFLLSRMG